Proteins found in one Candidatus Eisenbacteria bacterium genomic segment:
- a CDS encoding NfeD family protein: MANPLNWILIVAGAIMILIEVVLGAVAGFDFLLLGSAVLLGGLLGVVTGNGLVGLAAAGVLSLLYVLLGRKKIRSRLRRPSIPSNTDALMNRIAIVIEPIGADHPGRVRSEGEEWLARLADESVGEIESGRRVRVSRIDGVTVYVAPAGAGDSTGGVSP, from the coding sequence ATGGCCAATCCGCTCAACTGGATCCTGATCGTCGCCGGCGCGATCATGATCCTGATCGAGGTCGTGCTGGGGGCGGTCGCAGGCTTCGACTTCCTTCTCTTGGGCTCCGCGGTCCTGCTGGGCGGCCTGCTCGGGGTCGTCACCGGCAACGGACTGGTGGGGCTTGCCGCCGCGGGGGTTCTCTCGCTCCTCTACGTCCTGCTGGGCCGCAAGAAGATCCGTAGCCGGCTGCGCCGGCCTTCCATTCCCTCCAACACGGACGCGTTGATGAACAGGATCGCCATCGTGATCGAGCCGATCGGCGCCGACCATCCCGGCCGCGTCCGATCAGAGGGAGAGGAGTGGCTCGCCCGCCTGGCGGACGAGAGCGTGGGGGAGATCGAGAGCGGCCGCAGGGTGCGCGTGTCGCGGATCGACGGCGTGACCGTCTACGTCGCCCCCGCCGGAGCGGGGGATTCGACCGGAGGTGTGAGTCCATGA
- a CDS encoding SPFH/Band 7/PHB domain protein codes for MSQSGSIIIIAFFAFILLIILARSARIVAQYEKGLILRLGKYHATVGSGLTFLTPLVDELLKVDMREQVINVDPQKVITRDNVTVIVDAVIYYRVIDPVRAKFEVQNFALAATTLAQTNLRNLIGDKSLDETLVARDMINTNLRTVLDEATNSWGVKVTRVEVQKIDPPVDITEAMSRQMKAERDKRAVILESEGMRQSEILKAEGFKTGEILRAEGDAQAKLTRASAEAKAIEMVATAAEKFFHDRAALSKQLDVLRETLGQNVKYVIPGNADLVTVLGLDSQTSPALIPMRKGQGGGGSAGAGPGSSAPHPGRV; via the coding sequence ATGAGCCAGAGTGGATCGATCATCATCATCGCCTTCTTCGCCTTCATCCTGCTGATCATCCTCGCGAGAAGCGCGCGCATCGTGGCGCAGTACGAGAAGGGACTGATCCTGCGGCTGGGCAAGTACCACGCGACGGTCGGCTCGGGACTGACGTTCCTCACCCCCCTGGTCGACGAGCTGCTCAAGGTCGACATGCGCGAGCAGGTGATCAACGTCGATCCGCAGAAGGTCATCACCCGCGACAACGTCACTGTCATCGTGGACGCCGTGATCTACTACCGAGTGATCGACCCCGTCCGGGCGAAGTTCGAGGTGCAGAACTTCGCCCTCGCCGCAACGACGCTGGCCCAGACGAACCTGAGGAACCTGATCGGAGACAAGAGCCTCGATGAGACCCTGGTGGCGCGCGACATGATCAACACCAACCTGCGCACGGTGCTGGACGAGGCGACAAATAGCTGGGGGGTCAAGGTCACGCGCGTCGAGGTCCAGAAGATCGATCCGCCCGTCGACATCACAGAGGCGATGAGCCGTCAGATGAAGGCCGAGCGCGACAAGCGCGCCGTGATTCTCGAGTCGGAGGGGATGCGCCAGAGCGAGATCCTGAAGGCCGAGGGTTTCAAGACGGGTGAGATCTTGAGGGCGGAGGGGGACGCGCAGGCCAAGCTCACGCGCGCTTCCGCCGAAGCGAAGGCGATCGAGATGGTGGCGACCGCCGCGGAGAAGTTCTTCCACGATCGAGCGGCGCTCTCGAAGCAGCTCGATGTCCTGCGCGAGACGCTCGGCCAGAACGTGAAGTATGTGATTCCCGGCAACGCCGATCTGGTCACGGTCCTCGGCCTGGATTCGCAGACCTCCCCGGCGCTCATTCCCATGAGGAAGGGACAGGGAGGAGGAGGCTCCGCGGGCGCCGGCCCGGGATCGTCCGCGCCTCACCCCGGACGTGTCTGA